Below is a genomic region from Desulfobacter sp..
CCACAAATCCGGCCCCCATCTGAACGGCTGTTGCGCACAGGTCAATGGCTTCAAATGGATTTGGCCGTCCTTTTCTGCTGGAGGATCCCCGGTCAGCCGTGGCTGAATCCTGGCCCTTGGTGAGCCCGTAGCAGCCGTTGTTCATGACGATATAAACCATGTTCAGATTGCGCCGGATCAGGTGAACAAATTGTCCCATACCAATGGAGGCGGTGTCACCGTCGCCGGAAACACCGATGAACAAAAGGTCTTTGTTGGCCATGTTGGCACCGGTGGCAATGGCGGGCATGCGGCCGTGGACCGTGTTAAACCCATGGGATTTGTTGAGAAAATAGGCCGGTGTCTTGGACGAACACCCGATTCCGGAGAGTTTGACCACCTGGTGGGGGGCTATGGATAATTCAAAGCAGGCCTGGATAATGGCGTTGCTGATTGAATCATGGCCGCAGCCGGCGCACAGGGTGGAGTCTAATCCTTCATAATCTCTGCGGGTATAGCCTAAATCGTTTTTCGGCAGGTTGGGATGACGGAACACAGGACGTCTGGAATTCATAGAACACCTCCTTTGGCCGTCTGCGACAGCACAGTTTCAATGGATCGGCTGATATATCTTGCATCAATGGGGGTTCCGTCGATATGGGCAACAGAGACCAGTTTGTCCAGAAGAATGCCCAGTTCGTTGATGAGCAGGGTCTGCATCTGGCCGTCCCGGTTTTGTTCAATCACAAAGGTTTTGTCATGCTGGTCAATAAAGTCCAGAACCTCATCTTGAAAGGGAAATCCCCTCAACCGCATGGTGTCCAGGGCAAATCCTTTTTTCTCCAGCATCTCTATGGCCTCATAGGCCGCATAGGTGCTGGTGCCGAAAAAGATAACCCCCCAGGCTGATCCGGGGTCATTGCATTTGATTCGGGGCTTGGGCACAAGGGTTTTTGCGGTATTCCATTTTTTGGACAATCGCTCCATACACCGTTTATAGGCGTCAGTATCCTCGGTATAGGCCGCATATTCGTTGTGGGAGGATCCCCGGGTAAAATAGGCGCCTTTTTCCGGATGGGTGCCGGGCAAGGTCCTGTAGCAGACCCCATCGCCGTCCCGGTCCAGGTATCTGCCCCAGTCTTCGGTCATGGCGTCAAGCTGGTCTTTGTCAAGCACTTTTCCCCGGCAGTATTTTCGGTTGTCATCCCAGACCATGGGCAGACAGACATGGTCATTCATACCCAGGTCCAGGTCACTCATGAGAATCACCGGGGTCTGAAGTGATTCTGCAATATCAAAGCTGTCCGCCGCCATTTCAAAGCATTCTTTAGGATCGCAGGGAAAGAGCAGTACATGTTTGGTATCGCCGTGGGAGGCATAGGCACAGGCCTGGATGTCTGACTGCTGGGTCCGTGTGGGCATGCCCGTGCTGGGGCCTGCCCTTTGAACATCCACCACCACCACGGGGATTTCGGTAAAATAGGCCAGGCCCAGCAGTTCATTCATCAAAGAGATGCCGGGGCCTGAGGTGGCGGTAAAGGCCCGGGCACCGTTCCACCCGGCCCCCACGGCAATCCCCAGGGCTGCCAGTTCATCTTCCGCCTGGATAATGGCGGCCTGGCGTTTTCCCGAGGTGTCCAGCCGGTGCTGGCGGGTCAGCTTGTCAAAGGCTTCAATCACTGAGGTGGACGGGGTAATGGGATACCACCCGGCAACAGTGGCACCGCCGTACATGGCCCCAAGGGCCGTGGCCGTGTTGCCGTCCATGAGAATATGGCTGGACAGCTGGGTGCTGGGTTGTAATGAAAGCTTGCATACCCCGGGAAAATGTTCTGCTGCGTATTCAAATCCCAGTTCCAGGGCCCGGATATTGGGAGCGGCCAGCTTGGGTTTTTTGCTGAACTGTTTTGTAATGGAGTCGGTGAGAATGCTAAAATCCATATCCAGCAGATGGGCCAGCGTCCCCACATAGATAATGTTTTTAAGCAGGGGCCTGAGCTTGGGGTTTTCAATTTCTTGGTTGCAGATATGGGTCAGCGGCATGCCGATAAGGGTGATGTCCGTGCGGTTGTACCGTTCTGACAAAGATCTTGTGGAATCATAGAAAAAATATCCTCCGGGCAGAAGATCCTCATAATCTTTTTCAAGGGTCTGGCCGTTGACAGCCACAATGAAATCATATCCTCCCCGGCGGCCCTGGTAGCCCGCTTCATTCACCCTGACCTCATACCAGGTGGGCAGGCCCTGGATGTTGGACGGAAAAATATTTTTGGGGCTCACCATCACCCCGAGTCTGAAAACCGCCTTTGCAAATAAATTATTGGCACTGGCGGAGCCGGATCCGTTTACATTGGCAAACCGGACAACAAAGTCATTGACAGATTCAAGTTTTTTCATTTTTGCCCTGCCTTTGGGGGATTATAGGTGTATTTTTGCATGTCCCAGGCCGCGGTTGGACACCGTTCTGCGCACAGTCCGCAATGAAGGCAGAGGTCTTCATCTTTTACCATGACGCGTCCTGTGGCAAGTGTATCAGAGACATACAGGGGTTGGCTTTCATTTTTTGCAGGAACTCCAAGGCTGGATCTCAGCTCCTGTTCATCCT
It encodes:
- a CDS encoding 2-oxoacid:ferredoxin oxidoreductase subunit beta; protein product: MNSRRPVFRHPNLPKNDLGYTRRDYEGLDSTLCAGCGHDSISNAIIQACFELSIAPHQVVKLSGIGCSSKTPAYFLNKSHGFNTVHGRMPAIATGANMANKDLLFIGVSGDGDTASIGMGQFVHLIRRNLNMVYIVMNNGCYGLTKGQDSATADRGSSSRKGRPNPFEAIDLCATAVQMGAGFVARGFSGDKEQLVPLLKAGIRHKGFALVDVISPCVTFNNTPASTKSYHWVRDHMEATATVDFIPEKEEITASCEQGKTQSVTLHDGTLIHLHKTDAAFDVTNRRTAINEIEDHREQGRIPTGILHINQSLKETHEILETTDKPLNTLTQKELCPGNQKLQQIFETYR
- a CDS encoding 2-oxoacid:acceptor oxidoreductase subunit alpha codes for the protein MKKLESVNDFVVRFANVNGSGSASANNLFAKAVFRLGVMVSPKNIFPSNIQGLPTWYEVRVNEAGYQGRRGGYDFIVAVNGQTLEKDYEDLLPGGYFFYDSTRSLSERYNRTDITLIGMPLTHICNQEIENPKLRPLLKNIIYVGTLAHLLDMDFSILTDSITKQFSKKPKLAAPNIRALELGFEYAAEHFPGVCKLSLQPSTQLSSHILMDGNTATALGAMYGGATVAGWYPITPSTSVIEAFDKLTRQHRLDTSGKRQAAIIQAEDELAALGIAVGAGWNGARAFTATSGPGISLMNELLGLAYFTEIPVVVVDVQRAGPSTGMPTRTQQSDIQACAYASHGDTKHVLLFPCDPKECFEMAADSFDIAESLQTPVILMSDLDLGMNDHVCLPMVWDDNRKYCRGKVLDKDQLDAMTEDWGRYLDRDGDGVCYRTLPGTHPEKGAYFTRGSSHNEYAAYTEDTDAYKRCMERLSKKWNTAKTLVPKPRIKCNDPGSAWGVIFFGTSTYAAYEAIEMLEKKGFALDTMRLRGFPFQDEVLDFIDQHDKTFVIEQNRDGQMQTLLINELGILLDKLVSVAHIDGTPIDARYISRSIETVLSQTAKGGVL